In Oryza sativa Japonica Group chromosome 3, ASM3414082v1, one DNA window encodes the following:
- the LOC4332752 gene encoding phospholipid-transporting ATPase 1 isoform X2, with translation MSTGEPLLLSSSGTSDSPSKRQAPARLSVGSLGCLCQTDSFSSSLYEDCDTASVNHVDEEEAVSRVCSESDVNRGAERFQSADSNFFHRLSVECSQKERQRKVSWGGAMEMQHSPSSLEIGVVSSSQPQEKPNRPQRVRNKSSQFEDPFSSEHDPRLIYINDPNRTNDRYEFTGNEIRTSKYTLITFLPKNLFIQFHRLAYVYFLVIAALNQLPPLAVFGRTASLFPLLFVLFVTAIKDGYEDWRRHRSDRNENNREALVLQSGDFRLKTWKNICAGEVVKIHSNETMPCDMVLLGTSDPNGIAYIQTMNLDGESNLKTRYARQETMSMISDGSYSGLIKCEQPNRNIYEFTATMELNSHRIPLGQSNIVLRGCQLKNTEWIVGVVVYAGQETKAMLNSTISPSKSSNLESYMNRETLWLSAFLLITCSVVATGMGVWLFRNSKNLDALPYYRRKYFTFGRENRKDFKFYGIALEIFFSFLSSVIIFQIMIPISLYITMELVRVGQSYFMIGDTRMYDSSSGSRFQCRSLNINEDLGQIRYIFSDKTGTLTQNKMEFHQASIYGKNYGSPLQVTGDSSYEISTTESSRQQGSKSKSGVNVDAELIALLSQPLVGEERLSAHDFFLTLAACNTVIPVSTENSLDLVNEINEIGRIDYQGESPDEQALVTAASAYGYTLVERTTGHIVVDVQGEKIRLDVLGLHEFDSVRKRMSVVVRFPDNIVKVLVKGADTSMLSILRREDDDELHNSLHAKIRETTENHLSGYSSEGLRTLVIGSKNLTDAEFGEWQERYEEASTSMTERSAKLRQAAALVECNLTLLGATGIEDKLQDGVPEAIESLRQAGIKVWVLTGDKQETAISIGLSCRLLTQNMHLIVINGSSEFECRRLLADAKAKFGIKSSDSGRDCQDIEHTHNGDVSKLRTSNGHMSESGIHNFELTGVIASDKSEYSEKVANFADTDLALVIDGSSLVYILEKDLESELFDLATSCKVVICCRVAPLQKAGIVDLIKSRTSDMTLAIGDGVQFSKNNSLIC, from the exons ATGAGTACCGGTGAACCCTTGCTCCTGTCATCATCTGGAACTTCCGATTCACCTTCCAAGCGCCAGGCTCCTGCTCGATTATCTGTGGGTTCATTAGGATGCCTCTGCCAGACTGATTCCTTCTCTTCGTCACTGTACGAGGATTGCGACACGGCTTCTGTGAACCATGTGGATGAAGAGGAGGCTGTGTCAAGGGTTTGTTCAGAGTCTGATGTGAACAGGGGGGCTGAACGATTTCAGTCTGCCGATTCGAACTTTTTCCATCGTCTCTCGGTGGAATGCTCTCAGAAGGAGAGGCAGCGGAAGGTTTCTTGGGGTGGTGCAATGGAGATGCAGCATTCTCCATCATCCCTAGAGATCGGAGTGGTGTCTTCCTCTCAGCCTCAGGAGAAGCCAAATCGCCCCCAGAGGGTTAGGAACAAGAGTTCGCAGTTCGAAGACCCATTTTCATCTGAGCATGACCCAAGGTTAATTTACATTAATGACCCCAACAGGACAAATGATCGGTATGAATTTACGGGTAATGAGATTCGGACAAGCAAGTATACCCTTATCACTTTCCTTCCTAAGAACCTCTTCATCCAGTTCCACCGGCTGGCTTATGTATATTTCCTAGTTATTGCTGCTCTTAACCAGCTCCCTCCTTTAGCTGTGTTTGGAAGGACTGCTTCACTGTTCCCACTACTTTTTGTGCTGTTTGTGACTGCTATTAAAGATGGCTATGAAGACTGGCGGCGTCACAGATCTGACAGGAATGAAAACAACAGAGAAGCTCTTGTTCTCCAATCTGGTGATTTTCGGTTGAAGACATGGAAAAACATTTGCGCAGGGGAGGTTGTCAAAATTCATTCCAACGAAACAATGCCATGTGATATGGTCCTGCTTGGTACAAGTGATCCAAATGGTATAGCATATATCCAAACAATGAACTTAGATGGCGAGTCAAACCTGAAAACAAGGTATGCTCGCCAGGAAACTATGTCCATGATAAGTGATGGCTCGTATTCAGGGCTAATCAAATGCGAGCAGCCTAACAGGAACATCTATGAGTTTACAGCTACCATGGAGTTGAACAGTCATAGGATTCCGCTTGGACAATCGAACATTGTACTGCGTGGATGCCAGCTCAAAAACACAGAATGGATTGTCGGGGTAGTTGTCTATGCTGGTCAGGAGACCAAAGCTATGTTGAACAGTACAATATCTCCTTCAAAGAGCAGCAATCTGGAGAGTTACATGAACAGGGAAACCCTTTGGTTGTCAGCGTTCCTCTTGAtcacttgttcagttgtggctACAGGGATGGGGGTATGGCTATTCAGAAATTCTAAAAACCTCGATGCGCTACCATACTACAGGAGGAAGTACTTCACCTTTGGTCGGGAAAACAGAAAAGATTTCAAGTTCTATGGCATCGCTTTGGAGATATTTTTCTCCTTCCTAAGTTCTGTGATAATCTTTCAGATAATGATACCGATATCACTATACATCACCATGGAGTTAGTCAGAGTGGGGCAGTCATACTTTATGATTGGAGATACACGGATGTATGACAGTAGTTCAGGTTCAAGATTTCAATGCCGGTCCTTGAATATCAATGAAGATCTCGGTCAAATACGTTACATATTTTCTGATAAAACGGGTACCTTGACACAAAACAAGATGGAGTTTCATCAAGCCAGCATCTACGGGAAGAACTATGGGAGCCCCTTGCAGGTCACTGGTGACTCATCTTATGAAATAAGCACAACAG AGTCATCGAGACAGCAAGGCAGTAAGTCCAAGTCAGGAGTCAATGTTGATGCAGAACTCATAGCACTTCTGAGTCAACCATTGGTTGGAGAGGAAAGACTTTCTGcccatgatttttttcttactttAGCTGCATGCAATACAGTCATTCCAGTCAGCACAGAAAATTCTCTCGATTTGGTTAATGAAATAAATGAGATAGGCAGAATTGATTACCAGGGTGAATCACCTGATGAGCAGGCCTTAGTAACTGCAGCTTCTGCTTATGGATATACGCTTGTGGAAAGGACAACTGGCCACATTGTTGTTGATGTTCAGGGGGAGAAGATAAG GCTGGATGTTCTTGGTCTCCATGAATTTGACAGCGTGAGAAAAAGGATGTCTGTCGTTGTACGATTTCCAGACAACATTGTGAAGGTTCTTGTTAAGGGTGCTGATACTTCAATGCTTAGCATTTTGAGgagagaagatgatgatgaactTCACAATTCTTTGCATGCTAAAATTAGAGAAACTACAGAAAACCACTTGTCAGGTTACTCATCAGAGGGTTTACGAACTTTAGTAATTGGTTCAAAGAACCTGACTGATGCAGAATTTGGTGAGTGGCAAGAAAGGTATGAAGAAGCCAGCACCTCCATGACAGAGAGATCAGCAAAGCTCCGACAGGCGGCAGCTCTTGTTGAGTGCAATCTGACTCTTCTTGGTGCAACTGGAATTGAAGATAAGTTGCAGGATGGTGTTCCTGAGGCCATTGAGTCTCTCCGGCAGGCTGGAATCAAGGTTTGGGTTCTCACCGGAGATAAGCAAGAAACTGCTATATCGATTGGTCTGTCATGTAGACTATTGACTCAAAATATGCATTTGATTGTTATAAATGGATCCTCAGAGTTTGAGTGCAGGCGCCTTCTAGCTGATGCTAAAGCCAAATTTGGAATAAAGTCATCTGATTCTGGGAGGGATTGTCAAGATATCGAACATACGCACAATGGTGACGTTTCTAAGTTGAGGACCTCTAATGGTCACATGTCTGAAAGTGGCATACATAACTTCGAGCTGACTGGAGTTATTGCAAGTGACAAGTCAGAATACTCTGAGAAAGTGGCAAATTTTGCTGACACTGATCTAGCATTGGTAATTGATGGGAGCTCCCTGGTGTATATTTTAGAGAAGGATCTTGAATCAGAG TTGTTTGATCTGGCGACTTCCTGTAAAGTTGTTATCTGCTGCCGTGTTGCTCCACTACAAAAGGCTGGAATTGTTGATTTGATTAAAAGCAGAACAAGTGACATGACCCTGGCAATTGGTGATG GAGTCCAATTCAGCAAAAACAATAGTCTTATCTGTTGA
- the LOC4332752 gene encoding phospholipid-transporting ATPase 1 isoform X1 gives MSTGEPLLLSSSGTSDSPSKRQAPARLSVGSLGCLCQTDSFSSSLYEDCDTASVNHVDEEEAVSRVCSESDVNRGAERFQSADSNFFHRLSVECSQKERQRKVSWGGAMEMQHSPSSLEIGVVSSSQPQEKPNRPQRVRNKSSQFEDPFSSEHDPRLIYINDPNRTNDRYEFTGNEIRTSKYTLITFLPKNLFIQFHRLAYVYFLVIAALNQLPPLAVFGRTASLFPLLFVLFVTAIKDGYEDWRRHRSDRNENNREALVLQSGDFRLKTWKNICAGEVVKIHSNETMPCDMVLLGTSDPNGIAYIQTMNLDGESNLKTRYARQETMSMISDGSYSGLIKCEQPNRNIYEFTATMELNSHRIPLGQSNIVLRGCQLKNTEWIVGVVVYAGQETKAMLNSTISPSKSSNLESYMNRETLWLSAFLLITCSVVATGMGVWLFRNSKNLDALPYYRRKYFTFGRENRKDFKFYGIALEIFFSFLSSVIIFQIMIPISLYITMELVRVGQSYFMIGDTRMYDSSSGSRFQCRSLNINEDLGQIRYIFSDKTGTLTQNKMEFHQASIYGKNYGSPLQVTGDSSYEISTTESSRQQGSKSKSGVNVDAELIALLSQPLVGEERLSAHDFFLTLAACNTVIPVSTENSLDLVNEINEIGRIDYQGESPDEQALVTAASAYGYTLVERTTGHIVVDVQGEKIRLDVLGLHEFDSVRKRMSVVVRFPDNIVKVLVKGADTSMLSILRREDDDELHNSLHAKIRETTENHLSGYSSEGLRTLVIGSKNLTDAEFGEWQERYEEASTSMTERSAKLRQAAALVECNLTLLGATGIEDKLQDGVPEAIESLRQAGIKVWVLTGDKQETAISIGLSCRLLTQNMHLIVINGSSEFECRRLLADAKAKFGIKSSDSGRDCQDIEHTHNGDVSKLRTSNGHMSESGIHNFELTGVIASDKSEYSEKVANFADTDLALVIDGSSLVYILEKDLESELFDLATSCKVVICCRVAPLQKAGIVDLIKSRTSDMTLAIGDGANDVSMIQMADVGVGICGQEGRQAVMASDFAMGQFRFLKRLLLVHGHWNYQRIAYMILYNFYRNAVFVLMLFWYILHTAYSATLALTDWSSVFYSLIYTSIPTVVVGILDKDLSHNTLLHYPRLYETGLQNEGYNLTLFWITMLDTLWQSLVLFYVPFFTYNISTMDIWSMGSLWTIAVVILVNIHLAMDIQRWVLITHLAVWGSIAATFLCMVLIDSIPIFPNYGTIYNMAASRTYWLSVCLIIVLGLLPRFLCKVIYQTFWPSDIQIAREAELLKKLPRQLGSRPASDIS, from the exons ATGAGTACCGGTGAACCCTTGCTCCTGTCATCATCTGGAACTTCCGATTCACCTTCCAAGCGCCAGGCTCCTGCTCGATTATCTGTGGGTTCATTAGGATGCCTCTGCCAGACTGATTCCTTCTCTTCGTCACTGTACGAGGATTGCGACACGGCTTCTGTGAACCATGTGGATGAAGAGGAGGCTGTGTCAAGGGTTTGTTCAGAGTCTGATGTGAACAGGGGGGCTGAACGATTTCAGTCTGCCGATTCGAACTTTTTCCATCGTCTCTCGGTGGAATGCTCTCAGAAGGAGAGGCAGCGGAAGGTTTCTTGGGGTGGTGCAATGGAGATGCAGCATTCTCCATCATCCCTAGAGATCGGAGTGGTGTCTTCCTCTCAGCCTCAGGAGAAGCCAAATCGCCCCCAGAGGGTTAGGAACAAGAGTTCGCAGTTCGAAGACCCATTTTCATCTGAGCATGACCCAAGGTTAATTTACATTAATGACCCCAACAGGACAAATGATCGGTATGAATTTACGGGTAATGAGATTCGGACAAGCAAGTATACCCTTATCACTTTCCTTCCTAAGAACCTCTTCATCCAGTTCCACCGGCTGGCTTATGTATATTTCCTAGTTATTGCTGCTCTTAACCAGCTCCCTCCTTTAGCTGTGTTTGGAAGGACTGCTTCACTGTTCCCACTACTTTTTGTGCTGTTTGTGACTGCTATTAAAGATGGCTATGAAGACTGGCGGCGTCACAGATCTGACAGGAATGAAAACAACAGAGAAGCTCTTGTTCTCCAATCTGGTGATTTTCGGTTGAAGACATGGAAAAACATTTGCGCAGGGGAGGTTGTCAAAATTCATTCCAACGAAACAATGCCATGTGATATGGTCCTGCTTGGTACAAGTGATCCAAATGGTATAGCATATATCCAAACAATGAACTTAGATGGCGAGTCAAACCTGAAAACAAGGTATGCTCGCCAGGAAACTATGTCCATGATAAGTGATGGCTCGTATTCAGGGCTAATCAAATGCGAGCAGCCTAACAGGAACATCTATGAGTTTACAGCTACCATGGAGTTGAACAGTCATAGGATTCCGCTTGGACAATCGAACATTGTACTGCGTGGATGCCAGCTCAAAAACACAGAATGGATTGTCGGGGTAGTTGTCTATGCTGGTCAGGAGACCAAAGCTATGTTGAACAGTACAATATCTCCTTCAAAGAGCAGCAATCTGGAGAGTTACATGAACAGGGAAACCCTTTGGTTGTCAGCGTTCCTCTTGAtcacttgttcagttgtggctACAGGGATGGGGGTATGGCTATTCAGAAATTCTAAAAACCTCGATGCGCTACCATACTACAGGAGGAAGTACTTCACCTTTGGTCGGGAAAACAGAAAAGATTTCAAGTTCTATGGCATCGCTTTGGAGATATTTTTCTCCTTCCTAAGTTCTGTGATAATCTTTCAGATAATGATACCGATATCACTATACATCACCATGGAGTTAGTCAGAGTGGGGCAGTCATACTTTATGATTGGAGATACACGGATGTATGACAGTAGTTCAGGTTCAAGATTTCAATGCCGGTCCTTGAATATCAATGAAGATCTCGGTCAAATACGTTACATATTTTCTGATAAAACGGGTACCTTGACACAAAACAAGATGGAGTTTCATCAAGCCAGCATCTACGGGAAGAACTATGGGAGCCCCTTGCAGGTCACTGGTGACTCATCTTATGAAATAAGCACAACAG AGTCATCGAGACAGCAAGGCAGTAAGTCCAAGTCAGGAGTCAATGTTGATGCAGAACTCATAGCACTTCTGAGTCAACCATTGGTTGGAGAGGAAAGACTTTCTGcccatgatttttttcttactttAGCTGCATGCAATACAGTCATTCCAGTCAGCACAGAAAATTCTCTCGATTTGGTTAATGAAATAAATGAGATAGGCAGAATTGATTACCAGGGTGAATCACCTGATGAGCAGGCCTTAGTAACTGCAGCTTCTGCTTATGGATATACGCTTGTGGAAAGGACAACTGGCCACATTGTTGTTGATGTTCAGGGGGAGAAGATAAG GCTGGATGTTCTTGGTCTCCATGAATTTGACAGCGTGAGAAAAAGGATGTCTGTCGTTGTACGATTTCCAGACAACATTGTGAAGGTTCTTGTTAAGGGTGCTGATACTTCAATGCTTAGCATTTTGAGgagagaagatgatgatgaactTCACAATTCTTTGCATGCTAAAATTAGAGAAACTACAGAAAACCACTTGTCAGGTTACTCATCAGAGGGTTTACGAACTTTAGTAATTGGTTCAAAGAACCTGACTGATGCAGAATTTGGTGAGTGGCAAGAAAGGTATGAAGAAGCCAGCACCTCCATGACAGAGAGATCAGCAAAGCTCCGACAGGCGGCAGCTCTTGTTGAGTGCAATCTGACTCTTCTTGGTGCAACTGGAATTGAAGATAAGTTGCAGGATGGTGTTCCTGAGGCCATTGAGTCTCTCCGGCAGGCTGGAATCAAGGTTTGGGTTCTCACCGGAGATAAGCAAGAAACTGCTATATCGATTGGTCTGTCATGTAGACTATTGACTCAAAATATGCATTTGATTGTTATAAATGGATCCTCAGAGTTTGAGTGCAGGCGCCTTCTAGCTGATGCTAAAGCCAAATTTGGAATAAAGTCATCTGATTCTGGGAGGGATTGTCAAGATATCGAACATACGCACAATGGTGACGTTTCTAAGTTGAGGACCTCTAATGGTCACATGTCTGAAAGTGGCATACATAACTTCGAGCTGACTGGAGTTATTGCAAGTGACAAGTCAGAATACTCTGAGAAAGTGGCAAATTTTGCTGACACTGATCTAGCATTGGTAATTGATGGGAGCTCCCTGGTGTATATTTTAGAGAAGGATCTTGAATCAGAG TTGTTTGATCTGGCGACTTCCTGTAAAGTTGTTATCTGCTGCCGTGTTGCTCCACTACAAAAGGCTGGAATTGTTGATTTGATTAAAAGCAGAACAAGTGACATGACCCTGGCAATTGGTGATG GGGCAAATGATGTTTCAATGATACAGATGGCAGATGTTGGTGTTGGAATATGTGGTCAAGAAGGTCGTCAAGCAGTGATGGCATCAGATTTTGCCATGGGACAGTTCCGCTTTCTGAAGAGATTACTTCTTGTACATGGACACTGGAATTATCAGCGTATTGCATACATGATCCTCTACAATTTTTACCGAAATGCTGTTTTTGTGCTAATGTTGTTCTG GTATATCTTGCATACAGCATATTCTGCAACTCTTGCATTAACAGATTGGAGTAGTGTTTTCTATTCCCTTATCTATACGTCAATTCCCACAGTGGTAGTTGGCATTCTGGACAAGGACTTGAGTCATAATACTCTACTTCATTATCCGAGACTATATGAAACAGGGCTTCAGAATGAGGGCTACAACTTGACGCTCTTCTGGATCACAATGCTAGATACCTTGTGGCAAAGCCTTGTCCTTTTCTATGTTCCCTTCTTCACATACAATATCAGTACAATGGACATATGGAGTATGGGAAGCTTGTGGACGATTGCTGTGGTTATACTTGTCAATATTCATCTGGCCATGGATATCCAACGTTGGGTGCTTATAACCCATCTTGCTGTATGGGGCTCTATAGCTGCAACATTTTTGTGCATGGTGTTAATAGATTCTATTCCAATATTCCCTAACTATGG GACAATATACAATATGGCTGCTTCAAGAACTTATTGGCTTAGTGTTTGCCTTATAATAGTCCTAGGCTTGCTTCCTCGGTTTCTTTGCAAAGTAATCTATCAGACCTTTTGGCCATCTGATATTCAAATAGCAAGAGAAGCTGAGTTATTAAAAAAGCTACCCCGGCAGTTGGGTTCAAGGCCTGCAAGTGATATCAGCTGA
- the LOC4332753 gene encoding uncharacterized protein, whose protein sequence is MQRRRGLAALAVLLALAARGADASVHEYSGGGFAPRANSFFFHGGSEGLYASDPTSNSSASFIRFDSVTFRRTQESAGRHEAMQQKTGLVEAIIVEIQDRSKIGGSYLHSDAICCTPELDKEKSCKVGEVIIQPNPDNPDWPKRVQTFFSGRDEEASMVTQVVSINKTGMYYLYFMFCDPQLKGLKITGRTVWRNPQGYLPGKMAPMMTFYGFMSLAYLVLGLLWFLQFVRCWKDILQLHYHITAVIALGMCEMAFWYFEYANFNSTGNRPMAITLWAVTFTAVKKTISRLLLLVVSMGYGVVRPTLGGVTSKVGALGVVYFIASEGLELVENLGNINDFSGKTRLFLVLPVAILDATFIIWIFSSLSRTLEKLQLRRSMAKLELYRKFTNSLALSVLISIAWIGYELYFNATDPLSELWRRAWIIPAFWNVLSYVLLAIICILWSPSRNPTGFAYSEDTADEADEEGLSLVGSAVKGTGDIVNMHVFPEDKRA, encoded by the exons atgcagcggcggcggggcctcgccgcgctcgccgtcctcctcgccctcgcggcgcgcggcgcggacgCGTCCGTCCACGAGTACTCGGGCGGGGGGTTCGCGCCGCGGGCCAACTCCTTCTTCTTCCACGGCGGCAGCGAGGGGCTGTACGCCTCCGACCCCACCTCCAACTCCTCCGCCTCCTTCATCAG GTTTGACTCTGTCACATTTCGACGGACCCAGGAGTCAGCAGGTAGGCATGAGGCTATGCAGCAAAAGACAGGGTTAGTTGAGGCTATTATTGTTGAGATCCAGGACAGAAGCAAGATTGGTGGTTCTTACTTGCATTCTGATGCAATATGCTGCACTCCTGAGCTCGATAAAGAGAAGTCCTGCAAAGTTGGTGAAGTAATTATACAGCCAAATCCTGATAATCCTGACTGGCCAAAAAGGGTTCAGACATTTTTTAGTGGTAGAGATGAAGAAGCTAGCATGGTCACACAAGTTGTATCTATAAACAAAACAGGGATGTACTACCTCTATTTTATGTTCTGTGATCCACAGCTCAAGGGATTGAAGATTACAGGCAGGACTGTTTGGCGAAACCCACAAGGTTATCTCCCTGGTAAAATGGCCCCAATGATGACATTTTATGGTTTCATGTCGCTTGCATATCTTGTACTTGGACTTCTGTGGTTTCTTCAGTTTGTGCGATGCTGGAAGGATATTTTGCAGCTGCACTACCATATAACAGCTGTTATTGCTCTTGGCATGTGCGAGATGGCTTTCTGGTACTTTGAGTATGCTAACTTCAATTCGACTGGAAACAGACCTATGGCTATAACCTTGTGGGCAGTTACATTTACTGCTGTGAAGAAGACCATATCTCGCCTTCTTTTATTAGTGGTTTCTATGGGATATGGTGTTGTTAGACCCACATTAGGTGGGGTTACATCTAAAGTAGGTGCTCTTGGTGTCGTCTATTTTATTGCTTCGGAAGGTCTTGAACTTGTTGAAAATCTTGGAAACATCAATGACTTCTCTGGGAAAACAAGGTTATTTCTGGTGTTACCTGTTGCCATACTTGATGCTACCTTCATTATCTGGATATTTTCATCGCTCTCGAGAACTTTGGAGAAGCTCCAG CTGCGGAGAAGTATGGCAAAACTTGAATTGTATCGGAAGTTTACAAATTCTCTAGCTTTGTCAGTTCTTATCTCTATTGCTTGGATTGGCTATGAG CTATACTTCAATGCAACTGATCCATTGAGTGAGCTATGGCGAAGGGCTTGGATCATCCCTGCGTTTTGGAATGTTCTCTCCTATGTCCTCCTTGCCATCATATGCATCCTTTGGTCTCCGTCTCGCAATCCAACAGG GTTTGCGTATTCGGAGGATACAGCTGACGAGGCTGATGAGGAAGGTCTCTCTCTTGTAGGCAGTGCTGTGAAAGGAACTGGAGACATAGTGAACATGCATGTGTTTCCAGAGGATAAACGTGCATGA
- the LOC4332754 gene encoding E3 ubiquitin ligase PQT3-like: MSQGGGGSSSDSGATSTGAEVDDEEKAISAVIDAAQLKWEAPTSQGGHCYGHRGAHAGRAPPAGYVCHRCRVPGHFIQHCPTNGDPRFDIPRVAPTPASSPAPAESGESGGVIPAELYCKICRNVMANAVLASKCCFDSFCDRCIRDHIAAKSRCACGAQARAGDLIPNTTLRTTIANLLATTTGAAASASSGTDKTRSSAGSNAPQPAAPQSPAASQASRSNVSSKKSATISSGVLGPRKAREMVVPGDHSAQSGALAVDGDRHGSYGFPFGPAPGYVDPFFAVGVPFGADPYMYYGGAPYGCGGAAYGYYGGEDRRDTKRTRLR, from the coding sequence ATGTCGCAGGGCGGTGGTGGTTCTTCGTCGGACTCTGGAGCGACGTCGACGGGAGCTGAAGTCGACGACGAGGAGAAAGCTATCAGCGCCGTGATCGACGCCGCACAGCTCAAGTGGGAGGCCCCGACGTCACAAGGAGGCCACTGTTACGGTCACCGCGGCGCACACGCGGGcagggcgccgccggccgggtACGTGTGCCACCGGTGCCGCGTCCCGGGACACTTCATCCAGCACTGCCCCACCAACGGCGATCCAAGATTCGACATCCCGAGGGTGGCGCCAACTCCAGCgtcctcaccggcgccggctgAGTCCGGGGAATCTGGCGGCGTCATCCCGGCGGAGCTCTACTGCAAGATTTGCCGGAACGTGATGGCCAACGCGGTGCTGGCGAGCAAGTGCTGCTTCGACAGCTTCTGCGACAGGTGCATCCGGGACCACATCGCCGCCAAGTCCAGGTGCGCGTGCGGGGCGCAGGCGCGCGCCGGCGACCTGATCCCCAACACGACGCTCCGCACCACCATCGCCAACCtgctcgccaccaccaccggcgccgcagCAAGCGCCTCAAGTGGAACCGACAAGACGAGGAGCTCCGCCGGCAGCAACGCGCCACAGCCGGCGGCGCCGCAGAGCCCGGCCGCTTCGCAGGCGAGCCGCAGCAACGTGTCTTCCAAGAAGAGCGCCACGATCTCATCGGGTGTCCTCGGACCAAGAAAGGCGCGGGAGATGGTGGTGCCGGGCGACCACTCAGCACAATCCGGGGctctcgccgtcgacggcgatcGCCACGGCAGCTACGGCTTCCCGTTCGGCCCGGCGCCAGGCTACGTCGACCCCTTCTTCGCCGTCGGCGTGCCATTCGGAGCCGATCCTTACATGTACTACGGCGGCGCGCCTTACGGCTGTGGCGGCGCTGCTTACGGCTACTACGGCGGCGAGGATCGCCGTGACACGAAGAGGACGCGCCTGCGATGA
- the LOC4332755 gene encoding transcription factor WRKY45-1-like — MAFSSEGGVPAERVAAAVNDLVEVRDGLVRLRGFLPPPPQAEQSSSRPPCAAELMDATMSKLMSAMATLGGSGDIAGEVDAAGRWTSVAESADPMVVRREGESSAGRTRRRRGGGSRSGRGRSSNKRVAATLEDGHVWRKYGQKDIQNSPYPRSYYRCTHKLDQGCGARRQTQRCEADPSNYDITYYGEHTCRDPSTIIPTAIANAAGAASDGPNNNIISFATGGVVVANSSRLAREGTTATTTSAATQLSSSWGTSGGGGGGDDVFSSSGERFMQWDELAAAVGHVSSVGVTSSTVGSAPAAENDGGNGDTAAGGGGDGGGAGSFPSSPSAGSLGFVVGPLGSIEDVDDFFPFDP; from the exons ATGGCGTTCTCGTCGGAGGGCGGCGTGCCGGCggagagggtggcggcggcggtgaacgaCCTGGTGGAGGTGCGCGACGGATTGGTGAGGCTGAGGGgcttcttgccgccgccgccgcaggccgaGCAATCGTCGTCGCGGCCGCCGTGCGCGGCGGAGCTGATGGACGCGACGATGAGCAAGCTGATGAGCGCGATGGCCACgttgggcggcagcggcgacatcGCCGGGGAGGTGGACGCGGCGGGAAGGTGGACCTCGGTGGCCGAGTCGGCCGATCCGATGGTGGTCAGGCGGGAGGGCGAGAGCTCGGCcgggaggacgaggaggcgccgcggcggcggcagcag GTCAGGACGAGGACGCTCCTCTAACAAGAGAGTCGCCGCAACACTAGAAGACGGTCACGTGTGGCGGAAATATGGGCAGAAAGATATCCAAAACTCACCTTATCCAAG GAGCTACTACAGGTGCACGCACAAGCTAGACCAAGGCTGCGGTGCCAGGAGGCAAACCCAGCGCTGCGAGGCCGACCCGTCGAATTACGACATCACCTACTACGGCGAGCACACCTGCAGGGACCCTTCCACGATTATCCCGACGGCCATCGCcaacgccgccggcgcggcgagcgACGGGCCAAACAACAACATCATCAGCTTCGCCACAGGCGGCGTCGTTGTTGCTAATTCGTCTCGGCTGGCGAGGGaagggacgacggcgacgacgacgagcgcggcCACGCAGCTGTCCTCCTCGTGGGGcacgagcggcggtggcggcggcggcgacgacgtgttCAGCTCGTCGGGGGAGCGGTTCATGCAGTGGGACGAGCTCGCGGCGGCCGTCGGGCACGTGAGCTCGGTGGGGGTGACGTCGTCGACGGTGGgctccgcgccggcggcggagaacgaCGGCGGAAACGGTGACACGgctgcgggaggaggaggagacggcggcggcgcgggcagcTTCCCGTCGTCTCCGAGCGCCGGCAGCCTCGGTTTTGTGGTCGGCCCGCTCGGGAGCATCGAGGACGTCGATGACTTCTTCCCGTTCGATCCCTGA